One genomic region from Candida albicans SC5314 chromosome 6, complete sequence encodes:
- a CDS encoding uncharacterized protein (Ortholog of C. dubliniensis CD36 : Cd36_63740, C. parapsilosis CDC317 : CPAR2_503850, Pichia stipitis Pignal : PICST_32045 and Candida guilliermondii ATCC 6260 : PGUG_00070) translates to MLLTILISLVVAIYIDLNQPNTTEISYYTTTSTNLVTPIVLTTLFNYNPKTIISINDTNSTIVPSDEILLTPNNKLSTITNLKYLELQYFNPIWQTSIIPLTPCITRQFISPNHKHIDSAPVGVILTHRTAIYSRLSLGTGFSLGEGILVNTTTLGLSLGSKITFKLTKQRMIDTTVGCYSYKDGLSARVFGYIPTLQVTPRARNILYSRKKKRVVIDHAWQELKPKKIMTDSKVRTLCDVGTSEELQCNTKTGKHIDQYGNSLIWNHR, encoded by the coding sequence ATGTTATTAACTATACTCATATCATTGGTTGTTGCAATATACATAGATCTTAATCAACCAAATACTACTGAAATCTCATACTATACTACTACCAGTACAAATTTGGTAACTCCTATCGTGCTTACAactttattcaattataaCCCCAAAACAATCATATCAATCAATGACACAAACAGTACTATTGTTCCTTCAGATGAGATTCTTCTTAcaccaaataataaattatcaacaatcacTAATCTAAAATATTTGGAGCTCCAATATTTCAATCCAATTTGGCAAACTTCTATTATTCCATTAACTCCATGTATAACTCGCCAGTTTATACTGCCAAACCATAAACATATTGATTCTGCCCCCGTAGGAGTGATTCTTACTCATCGTACAGCTATTTATCTGAGACTTAGTTTGGGAACTGGATTTAGTTTAGGTGAAGGTATATTGGTCAATACAACCACATTAGGACTTAGTTTAGGTAGCAAAATCACATTCAAGTTGACCAAACAACGTATGATAGATACCACGGTAGGATGTTATCTGTATAAAGATGGACTTTCAGCAAGAGTATTTGGTTATATTCCAACTTTACAAGTTACACCAAGAGCTAGAAATATATTGTATAGtaggaagaaaaaaagagttgTCATAGATCATGCTTGGCAAGAGTTGAAACCTAAAAAGATAATGACAGATTCAAAAGTGCGGACTTTGTGTGATGTCGGGACTTCGGAAGAACTCCAATGTAATACAAAAACCGGTAAACACATTGATCAATATGGGAACTCTTTAATCTGGAACCATAgataa
- a CDS encoding uncharacterized protein (Ortholog(s) have methylated histone binding, transcription factor binding activity) yields MSRKSGRRGYNSDTSTASNRGSGSREPREEEIVDLEEEEEEEEDLIEEEGGEDEEDEITRCICGQDELTNDSINPELSTFLKRTYKIEIDQGLFIQCEKCSVWQHGYCVGLFESHDVPDEYWCESCKPEFHILVNNDGYSKRTLYKPVNDKRKKLEQMTFKNNETSHSTRRRGGKNERNTPQQDTSSNIKDKRKERRHHHHHHNIDEDDDEYNEQLKRALRESARESGVKLSESESNERGNGNSVKREDNKSDGNNSSGREGSRGNGSRKRETSRRENADNSDSKRLKVEQSDHPSGSELNENSEQELGSGSEGSRSKRRGVAGAGAGAGSTKTTRKKKSTPPRSSTNNNNNNNKKQDDSSNETNSLGPTKEELIQQPSKPRYVNDKSSIFELRKRTIAILEWLGRSQVELQEEKQQKLELFSFISDDDEKEGSSNSSKENANADALALKETFDENLLLMEQLTERILAWQDTFGKYAV; encoded by the coding sequence ATGTCACGTAAATCAGGAAGAAGAGGATATAATTCGGATACTAGTACTGCAAGCAATCGAGGGAGTGGAAGTAGAGAACCAcgagaagaagaaattgttgatttggaagaagaagaagaagaggaagaggacttgattgaagaagaaggaggagaagacgaagaagatGAGATTACTCGTTGTATTTGTGGACAAGACGAATTAACTAACGATTCCATTAATCCTGAATTATCGacttttttgaaaagaacatacaaaatagaaatagatcaaggtttatttattcaatgtGAGAAATGTTCAGTTTGGCAACACGGATATTGTGTGGGATTATTTGAAAGTCATGATGTACCCGATGAATATTGGTGTGAATCATGTAAACCAGAATTCCACATCCTTGTCAATAATGATGGATATTCGAAAAGAACATTATATAAGCCGGTCAATGATAAAAGGAAGAAACTTGAACAAATGactttcaaaaacaatgaaACAAGCCATAGTACAAGGAGAAGAGGAGGTAAAAATGAACGAAACACCCCACAACAAGACACAAGTTCTAATATCAAGGATAAACGGAAAGAACGAAGAcaccatcatcaccaccataacattgatgaagatgacgatgaatacaatgaacaattgaaaagagCATTAAGGGAAAGTGCCCGAGAATCAGGGGTCAAATTAAGTGAATCAGAATCAAATGAAAGGGGCAATGGGAATTCAGTTAAAAGGGAGGACAATAAGAGTGATGGGAATAATAGTAGTGGCAGAGAAGGTTCAAGAGGTAATGGATCAAGGAAAAGAGAGACCAGTCGGAGAGAAAATGCCGATAATAGCGATTCAAAACGTCTTAAAGTTGAACAATCTGATCATCCTAGTGGTTCAGAGTTGAATGAGAATTCAGAACAAGAACTTGGGTCAGGAAGTGAGGGGTCTAGAAGTAAAAGAAGGGGTGTGGCTGGCGCTGGTGCAGGTGCTGGTAGTACGAAAACCACtaggaaaaagaagagtACACCACCAAGACTGTCcacaaacaataataataataacaacaaaaagCAAGATGATTCATCTAATGAAACCAATTCATTGGGACCAactaaagaagaattaattcaacaacCATCTAAACCACGTTATGtaaatgataaatcttCGATTTTTGAATTACGGAAAAGAACAATAGCAATATTAGAATGGCTTGGTCGTTCTCAAGTTGAACTTCAGGAAGAAAAGcaacaaaaattagaattattttcatttataagtgatgatgatgaaaaagaaggatcatcaaattcttctaaAGAAAATGCTAATGCTGATGCCCTTGCATTAAAAGAAACATTTGATGAGAATTTACTACTAATGGAACAACTTACAGAACGAATCTTAGCATGGCAAGATACATTTGGTAAATATGCTGTTTAG
- a CDS encoding uncharacterized protein (Ortholog(s) have SNARE binding, unfolded protein binding activity): protein MALNLSNIKKAYFDKLFLVQNDTTATATTTSVSSNNSTPPSKIKPRVLLLDKYTTPIISMCYTQSELLANNIILIELLQYYHDLSSMKHLDCIIYIKPCQESVNDLRQELHNPHYGQYKLFLNNCIHKNQLESIAEADEYEVITKVIEIFQDYQIVNDNLYLVDTISSKQDVNPVLSESEKLISLLLALKKNPIIRYESNSIDLKRLSSELLYQINSNSNNNLFDDLNRYSDSPPLLLLLDRKNDPITPLITPWTYQSMIHEFLTIEKNIVHMTSDESSTNSNNSGNKNSQIILSDENDPFYKESMYLNYGDLTDKFQKYVEKYKSETKQSSIDNLKTTNLSELKKILTKFPEFKKFSTNVLTHLNLISEIDKQITIQDLWDIGELQQAIACGLDNQQNLKERVLLVLNNTTNSNKRVSTINKIKLILLYSYRYNTPNDVSLFLQKLNDPTLTQPLPSSSQIQLIKRFKTLFGSNSIIDQQKLQNQNQNQGLTNIFANKKIDLNNLFNRNNPSHTVSDNIYLQYTPRLNEILAGLINPQPQSHQDGSLGLATLVPDKVKQQYGVHASDESVQDIIIYIKGGVTYEESRLIYELSESNKRINLIIGGDGILNSEMWLQKLYSMVTKFSDEPGHSHRASEDSHINRQTQLRDIL from the coding sequence ATGGCtttgaatttatcaaatattaaaaagGCATATTTTGACAAACTATTCCTTGTCCAGAATGatacaacagcaacagcaaccaCGACAAGTGTGTCGTCTAACAATTCTACTCCACCATCCAAAATTAAGCCAAGAGTATTGTTATTAGACAAATATACTACACCGATTATATCTATGTGTTATACTCAATCTGAATTATTGgcaaataatattatattaattgaattattacaatACTATCATGACTTATCTTCGATGAAACATTTAGattgtattatttatataaaacCATGTCAAGAATCGGTTAATGATTTGCGTCAAGAATTGCATAACCCTCATTATGGACAATATAAGttgtttttaaataattgtattcataaaaatcaattagaGTCAATTGCTGAAGCTGATGAATATGAAGTTATCACCAAAGTGATAGAAATTTTCCaagattatcaaattgttaatgataatttatatCTTGTTGATACTATTAGTCTGAAACAAGATGTTAACCCTGTATTACTGGAAAGTGAGAAATTGATTAGTTTGCTTTTAGCgttgaagaaaaatccCATAATAAGATATGAATCCAATtctattgatttgaaacGATTGAGTTCGGAACTTTtatatcaaatcaattccaattccaataataatttatttgatgatttaaatcGTTATTCCGATTCCCCTCCATTATTGCTTTTGTTAGATCGTAAAAATGATCCTATAACCCCCTTGATTACACCTTGGACatatcaatcaatgatTCATGAGTTTTTAACAATTGAGAAAAATATTGTACATATGACATCAGATGAAAGTAGTACCAATAGCAACAACAGTGGTAACAAAAATTCACAAATCATTCTTtctgatgaaaatgatccATTTTATAAGGAATCAATGTATTTAAATTATGGTGATTTGACAgacaaatttcaaaaatatgtggaaaaatataaatcagaAACTAAACAATCgtcaattgataatttgaaaacaactaatttatcagaattgaaaaaaatattgacaAAATTCCctgaatttaaaaaattttctacTAATGTTTTAActcatttgaatttaatcagtgaaattgataaacaaatcaCTATACAAGATTTATGGGATATTGGTGAATTACAACAAGCAATTGCTTGTGGGTTAgataatcaacaaaatttaaaagaacGAGTATTGTTAGTTTTGAACAATACCACAAATAGTAACAAACGAGTATCTACcataaataaaatcaaattgattttactTTATTCTTATAGGTATAACACTCCTAATGAtgtatcattatttttacaaaaattgaatgatcCAACTTTGACTCAACCATTACCTTCCTCGAGTCAAATCCAACTAATTAAACGGTTCAAAACATTATTTGGTTCCAATTCCataattgatcaacaaaaacttcaaaaccaaaatcaaaatcaaggattaacaaatattttcgccaataaaaaaattgatcttaataatttgtttaatagAAACAATCCATCACATACAGTATCAgataatatttatttacaaTATACACCTCGATTGAATGAGATTTTAGCAGGGTTAATTAATCCACAACCACAATCACATCAAGATGGTTCTTTGGGATTGGCAACATTGGTTCCAGATAAAgtgaaacaacaatatgGGGTACATGCAAGTGATGAATCAGTTCAAgatatcattatttatatCAAAGGTGGTGTCACTTATGAAGAAAGTCGGTTGATATATGAATTATCAGAGAGTAACAAACggataaatttgattattggaGGTGATGGCATATTGAATAGTGAAATGTGGTTACAGAAATTGTATTCTATGGTGACGAAATTTAGTGATGAACCAGGTCATAGTCATCGGGCTAGTGAAGATTCTCATATAAATAGACAAACTCAACTACGTGATATCTTATAG